A stretch of DNA from Hydra vulgaris chromosome 03, alternate assembly HydraT2T_AEP:
TTAAAATGTCTTGTccgttaaaaatttatttgcaaagaaaacgattcaagaaaaaatattaaacttccTAAGCAACCAAGACGTCAAAACACAAATCCAGTGAAACAATGAATTTATTCTAACTAGTATTAAGTCAAGTTGGATTGTGTAGCAAATTGGATCTTAGTTACAAGAACTCGATTTCATTAAAACAAtagcaaaattaataaacactaTGAAACTGATTCATTTGAGTCGTTCTTATTATCTCCTTGTAGAAAAATCTCAACAGAGGAGCACTGTTTTTTGAGGGACAATTCTTGAGGGGAGTTGGAATTTAAAGAACTCTCTGTAGATACACGCAAACCACTGACTATCGTATTTTCGAATAAATTATTCTTTTCAGAAGATCCAACACTACTAAAAATGCTGTTTTGATTAGAGTTGGAGGGCGCAATAATTTCATCAGATTTTTCCGAAATATCAAAATCATATATTTCCGGAGAAATTAATGAGTATACGAGATCTTTTGTAAAATCACTCTGCATTTGCTGCTCCTCGATATCTTCGTCGTTTCTCtcttttgaatttatttctGAATAATACCTAGAATAACAAAGCAGTAAACCAtcataaatcaagaaaaaatgaatttcatagtaaaatatataacatgtaAATATACAATCTTGAAAAGATCGGAAATTAGACAAAACTTACTGAGATAGCAGATACTTAGAAGTTTCATTGTTAGAGGTATTTGTTTctgcttttgttgtttttttggttgTAATAGTTACAGCTGTAGTCGATGTAGGAGTAGGCTGTTTCCTTGGCAACCGTTCTAACCTTTCACGTGCCTGCTGAACCTAATATACACGATTTTATAAACcgataaatttgaattattgCAGGCATTCTATAATAAcactaaaactattaaatagaaacattatcacaactattttttagaatttgtattTATTGAATCATTTGCACTGATcacaatataattataactaaaacaaataaaattagatattGGCACACCAATAAAATGTAGCTACCTGTTGACGTTCAAATTgcaatttttgttgtaaaagctGCAGATGAGAAGCGGATATAGCTGCTGACTGCTGCTGTGCCACTCTTCTGACTCCTGACAACTGGGTTAGTAACTCAGCTATAGGATCAATACTTTCACGAGCTGAGGAATAATTGACATTTTCATTGGAAAGAGCATTAATTTCAGAAGAAGATGAACTGAGATTAGCTGAAAGTTGTGAAACACCACGTCGTGAACGAGGAGGCTGAACACTTCGAGTTGTAGGGTGAAAAAGTCTTCGAATATTCCTACTCAAAGGTTCCTcctaaaaaaatgtcaacagtTCTATGCAACTTTTAATCTAGcgcaaaaattttgtttttaatacagagttaattttaatttaaaactaacaataGCTCCTAATAAATCAAAACAGAGAGATTTTATATGACCAATTAAAACTAACAGTTcctaataattcaaaaacagaAAGAAGATTTTATATGACCAATTAGATCTGTTGGCAATATTAAAgtcaaactgaaaaaaatttcaaaattttattatccatTAAAAATCagtaacacaaaaaaatttttttttacaacatagcTATGAAGCagaagacaaaaataaaactctaatagacataaaattgcatttaagaATTACAAGCACACAATCACACACTCCATTTCACACCACTTGTGTATTTTAGATCAACATGCTTATATAAATcactactaattaaaaaatcataataaactTAAGCAACCAGCTaagataaactttttattttaaagtttaacatcTGTGCTTCAACTCTTATGTGGTATGGACGGTTTTCCAGTATGCATCAGAGTTTGCTTAGTTCAATTCTTGTGCAACTTTAGTGATGCAACACTCTACCTTATACTAGATTTATACTCTGTGATTTATAGCATATTATTTTACCATTTCTCTGTCTCTTGATTCTGCTCTGTGCTCGATAGACAAATGATTGACAAGATCATCAGTCACATGGTTAGGATCACCACCTGGAAGTGCTGCACATATTGGACAGATCTATAGAGGATtattaattgatatatatatatatatatatatatatatatatatatatatatatatatatatatatatatatatatatatatatatatatatatatatatacatatatatatatatatatatatatatatatatatatatattatatatatatatatatatatatatatatataatgtaaataaagcaattagcaacattttaataaagttttaaaaaatacttcaacCTACTACTTCTATTGTTGCATTAGCATGAGTTTCTGATACATGTTCAAAAAGAAGGGTTTCACTGAAGCCAAGTTTACCACAATGTGGACAAACAAAAGAATATGACGATGGCTGCTGATCTAATGAAACAGATGGTTCACCACCATAAAACAATTCTAAACATTCAATTTGCAtcatattaaagtttattttcatgggaataaaactttaaaataatattatacaaaaaatccctctaaatcattttataatataacttattaGAGCAACAGATAACTACTCTAGGTCAATTGTATTCAGTTacttacatattttaaatatgcaacGCACACAAATAAGTTATAGTAATATGCGAAGAAAGtacattttagattaaaaatccTTACACATTTTATATCACAATCTCatttttgtcaaaatacaaACTAAACAGATAAAATTAGGAAATTGCTTGCCCAATGGTATTGTTACTGAGGTACAaactaaaaattagttttctcCTTAAAATAACTAAAGAGCATTTATAGTATAAGatttataatatgttataatatacttgtttatactatatgtataattatatttgaattaattacataaaattctattacatgaatatttttttatatttacaaaattaatgtGAAACTTAgagatttattaataaatgttttaatttttttaaagagtatatCTTAAACATACCAATAttaaaatcctaaaaatataaactatattgaAAAACATAACATTGACTAGTAATAATGTTCCCCTTTCTAAAATAATCCAAATGAACAACTGTTATTTTTCAGCTCACATCTTACAATAGTTCTTGGACTTTCACCTTCACCAATCCAACTAGTGTTAGCCAAGTTATGtccaatttatttcaaataaaaccaTAACTTATCCCTGTAACAACATCACATGGTTTCCATGGGTCATTTCTAAATAGGACTAAATTTTTCTTACATGCCTTAACTCTGTACTAGTGACAGGCTCTTACCCTGGCTAAAAATTAGACTTTTTGCAAACCGGCCATGGGAAAATTTAGCAGggataagatttagcagggttgagctaaaataatttatattataaatttttactatttattaaatactattatgtatctatatattttaaaggaccaattcacttttaaaaagattgcaaccaaccactattaaattacaaaaaaaagatttgatttatGCTTGATGCAGAATTTTACCAAACATGCTTGATTTGAAGGCttacacacagatatatatatatgtgtgtgtgtgtgtgtgtgtgtgtgtgtgtgtgtgtgtgtgtgtgtgtgtgtgtgtgtgtgtgcaacATTTTATAATGGCATGTAACTAAGTTTAAACTAATTAGCATTacactgcattataaaagtactGGCTTGCTAAGCAGGATTGACATTATTgcctaaaaatataataatgataaaattcaaatgaaggtcaaataataataacaataacaagtATTAATTGCtgaaatttaacataataacaattaaaacaatttataacaaaaatttcgatttttataatgttaaacaaGAGtgtactaaaataaataaaaactctataTCAGATGGTGACTTTATGTttgcttttaatatatttgtctAATCGTTTTTTGAATACCTTCACTGATTTAGATAGCAAGATAGATAGAGGAAGATGATTCCATAAGGTGTCAATTctattaagaataaaattcttttttaatcaacaacatttttttataaattccttTTTGAATCAAATGGGATTTCTTTGGTATGCAGATTTTTCCATTAGCTCTTCagattttattactatttttgaatttttgacaTAGATGTACACCATTTAACTTGTATTAAACCGCGGACTATTTTAAAGCATTCAGACAAATCTCCTATTAATGTACGAGTTTCTAGCAATGTTGTATCaatctttttaaatcataattcaGATGTAGGAAGCTTCTTGTTCGAGTTACTcttctttgaactttttcaagagctaatatatcatatttttttgatggATTCTTGATTGGTGCTACATATTCAAGAGGGGGTCAAACAAAGGCTTAATACGATATTTTAACAACTGAAATGGTGTAGAATTCAAGAGTTTAATTAAACCTAGCATTCTGTTAGTTCTGTTGGCACAGTAACTGATATGTTGGCTGTAATTTTCATTAGTAGATGTCACAACGCCTAGGTCTTTTTCTAAACCACTTGAGActtcaatttaaatttgttatgttATGATCCTAATCTAAGATAGtatattctctttttttattatacttaccaaaatacattattttacatttacttacattaagtaataattattactattaataataattttacctgacatttgacattttattaaaattaaattatgtaaatttaatttaaaataattctccattaaaatttttaataaaattgaactaTACAGTACAATCTCTCTAATTCGAATCTCCTTAATTCTAAAACCTCCACAATTCGATTAAGTCACCGTGAAATGCGTTTAACAAAAAAGACATTTCAAAAGCTGTTATTAAGAAGTGGTCAGTTGAAGAAGATGAGCAGAACATTGATGAAGATTTTTGACATTGATGAAGATTTgtactttcattaaaattttctggtttaaataaaaacaccatttgaaaatactttttctgattctttaataaattaaagcccaataaatcatttttttttgtctcatcAAAATTGTTTATTGATGTATGACACTGATATTTTGCCGATTAAGTGGAGCATTTGTAAAGTTAATGGGTCTAAATACTGTAAATAGCAAgttcttttaaatgtttgttttaagtattggttataattcttaaaaaaaaaaaaaaaaaaaaaaggtcaaatgagtttttataatattgtatgaattttttaaaattcattgtttatatttattacaagtgTTGGAGACTTAAGTTtgaactatatttatttttattaataaaatattacaaaaaaaaaaaaaaaaatataattttgatcaAGGCTGGATACATATTTTGTCTCTGGGgaaataaaaaaccaatttaaaaatgttaattttttttgaaaaatttcaaatgggtggagtattgtaaaaaatataaacaatcatTTAAGATAGTATATTTTGTCTTGTAGGCGGGCTAACCAAAAGTGGTGTTTGGTTCTTTTGACAGtccattaaaaacatttaaaaaaacataaaaaagccctaagtagactttttttttccttcattgtttaaaataattttcatgctttaaaaaaatttatttttaataactttttataacataGTAACTTGGAAattcgaataaaaaaaaaaacactttaattcTTCTGACAGAAATATCATTTAACTATAACTTGAACTACTTaaatagtataattttattttattaattaattaataataaagataaatttaaaggCACATGCAGGTTCCCCTATAGCCTCTGGGGCACGCATTACACTGGTGTTTGATATTCaacttgttttatataatagtgCCTGTTAaccttaatatttaaaaacaactttcaGTTTTTGATATCTGTTTTTCCAACAAATATCgtaaatattgattattttgtttttttatcaaagtaatTAAAGTGTGCAATCTTTGAATATAATCctattttcatgaaatttaatctttaaaattacttaGACTCTGACAgtctgcaaatattttttttttacgtattcaatttttttttccctaaaaaaactgtaaacaaaAACTCCATGAAATATATACTATCTTactatttattaagtttacataaaaaacaacataaaatcccattaaaataatttataatttactagAGCGATCACCCCTAGTTGCAATGACTGCTTTATATATTCTTGGCATTCTACATAGCACCTTTTCTAATTTGTCAATTTGATGCAACTCACTATTAGGTTTTTTCCATTATTGCATCGTTAGACacaagttttttgatatttcttcaTAATTCACCCCATAAAAGTTTAATGAGAAAAAGATCTGGTGATTAGGGAAGCCAAACCATTATATAATCTTTGATCATTCTCAAGCTAACTCAAATAATTTCTACAAAGCTTTGAAGAATGGTTTGGACCATTATCTTCTTGATAAATGAATCACTCTTCAATAATCTGACTTACAGAAGGTATAGGCATGGCTTAAAATGTCCAAATACTTCATTATTATTTCTTCTATCTTTTCAATGTCCAAATACAtacatttcattattatttcttCTATCTTTACAATGCCACATAcctactttgatatttttctcaaaatcgCCATGCATCATAACACTACCCCCATCCCCCACATTTTTGCTGGCTCTagtccttttttatttattttagacgAAAAGAAAAGGTTTTGTTGCATTTATTATGCCACCAAGCTCTGCTTCCATCAATCCCCTCTTCACTGTTTTCACAGATACCAGAACTCCTTGACAACTATTCAAAGCATGGGTCAATTCTAGAGCAGTTAATATTCTATATTTTACTAGTAATCGTAATTCTTCTGTCTTTGGTGGCAGGTGTAATTTGACAGGGTCctgattatttttgattaaccGCACTTCCAGTTTCTTCcttcttttatataatatttcaagCTATTGCAAGTCTTAAGTTAAGTAATAGCAAATTGAGATATCTGGAAATGGTTctggtctttaattttttagttttttaaaaaccataaaatttatttttatttcaaaacttaaCAGACCTCTTTCAGAcctttagtaattttttttttaataacttttttatttatttataatatttaaattaacaacttgaattaaacaaacaaaaaattaaatattaataatatgtaataaatgtattttgtagtcataaatttattgtttttcataatttttgcaTAATGATAAATTGACCttttcattaaaacagtgtTATGGTTTTAATAAACTGAGAATTTAAAGATTAGAAATACTTCCAGGTTTTACAATTTGCGATCACTTCATGCCTTGTGTTGAAGTtgaaatatagaattttttttctttctgtttccCACAGAATATTTTTCTTGGCACATTGCAAATATTGCAGATAATTTTTGAACAGATAATCAAAATGGATAATTACACAAGTTATGAATAACATAAAGATTAGACTTTAT
This window harbors:
- the LOC100206423 gene encoding E3 ubiquitin-protein ligase KCMF1 — translated: MSRHEGVSCDFCSKSNFGGKRYKCLICFDYDLCSTCHDNCTTTTRHSSSHPMQCINTRSDFELFYGGEPSVSLDQQPSSYSFVCPHCGKLGFSETLLFEHVSETHANATIEVICPICAALPGGDPNHVTDDLVNHLSIEHRAESRDREMEEPLSRNIRRLFHPTTRSVQPPRSRRGVSQLSANLSSSSSEINALSNENVNYSSARESIDPIAELLTQLSGVRRVAQQQSAAISASHLQLLQQKLQFERQQVQQARERLERLPRKQPTPTSTTAVTITTKKTTKAETNTSNNETSKYLLSQYYSEINSKERNDEDIEEQQMQSDFTKDLVYSLISPEIYDFDISEKSDEIIAPSNSNQNSIFSSVGSSEKNNLFENTIVSGLRVSTESSLNSNSPQELSLKKQCSSVEIFLQGDNKNDSNESVS